In one window of Macadamia integrifolia cultivar HAES 741 chromosome 2, SCU_Mint_v3, whole genome shotgun sequence DNA:
- the LOC122067580 gene encoding plant UBX domain-containing protein 7-like isoform X1 — translation MESVLTATEKQSMVSSFLEIAVGQSAETARQFLQATSWKLEEAIQLFYIGNEGGVLPSSSFSSPTENASPLPGPSLGGPERNIENAGQDDGSEEVRPALPVKREVLYDDAMLYRTSRMGYPSQDASSLVAFRNFDEEMKRPGVWESDQGAASSTEIARDNLASLYRPPFALMLQGPFDKAKVTASEQDKWLLVNLQSAKEFSSHMLNRDTWSNEAVAQTIRTNFIFWQVYDDTTEGRKVCTYYNLDSIPVILVIDPITGQKMRSWNGMVHPDRLLEDLLPFMDGSPKNHHITLPHKRPRDSSQISTQKAQAAEVANEDEELQLALAASLESKSEAINATSTNPADDSNADKEAETCSTKKYTYPHLPEEPKGDRNLLCRVGIRLPDGRRLQRNFLRKDPIKLLWSFCYSHFEEAETRPFRLTQAIPGASKSLDYESELTFQDSGLANSMISVTWE, via the exons ATGGAGAGCGTTCTAACGGCAACGGAGAAGCAGAGTATGGTCTCATCCTTCCTCGAAATTGCGGTGGGGCAGTCGGCCGAGACAGCCAGGCAGTTCTTACAG GCCACGAGTTGGAAACTTGAGGAAGCTATTCAGTTGTTCTATATTGGAAATGAAGGTGGGGTTTTGCcatcctcttccttctcttcaccAACCGAAAATGCTTCTCCATTGCCTGGACCAAGCCTAGG TGGACCGGAAAGAAACATTGAAAATGCTGGACAAGATGATGGAAGTGAAGAAGTACGACCTGCTTTACCAGTTAAAAGAGAGGTTCTATATGATGATGCTATGTTGTATAG AACCTCAAGAATGGGATATCCATCACAAGATGCAAGTTCATTGGTTGCATTTCGTAATTTTGATGAGGAGATGAAACGTCCGGGTGTTTGGGAATCAGACCAAGGAGCTGCATCCTCAACAGAGATTGCCCGGGATAATCTTGCTTCATTATATCGTCCTCCTTTTGCCTTGATGCTCCAAGGACCTTTTGACAAG GCCAAAGTTACAGCTTCTGAACAAGACAAGTGGCTTCTGGTAAACTTGCAGTCTGCCAAGGAATTCAGCTCACATATG CTGAACCGGGACACATGGTCAAATGAAGCTGTGGCTCAGACCATCAGGACTAACTTTATCTTCTGGCAG GTATATGATGATACTACTGAAGGCAGGAAAGTCTGCACTTATTACAACTTGGATTCCATTCCTGTGATTCTTGTTATTGATCCCATCACAGGGCAAAAAATGCGGTCATGGAATGGAATGGTCCATCCAGACCGTTTGTTGGAG GATCTATTACCATTCATGGATGGTAGCCCCAAGAACCATCATATCACTCTTCCTCATAAACGTCCACGTGACAGTTCTcagatttctacccaaaaagcACAAG CTGCAGAGGTTGCAAATGAGGATGAAGAGTTGCAACTAGCACTGGCAGCTTCTTTGGAAAGCAAAAGCGAGGCCATCAATGCTACCTCTACAAATCCAGCAGATGATTCCAATGCGGACAAGGAAGCTGAGACCTGCTCAACCAAGAAGTATACATATCCACATCTTCCTGAAGAACCCAAGGGTGACAGAAACCTCCTTTGCAGGGTTGGAATTCGTCTTCCTGATGGTCGTAGGCTTCAGAGAAATTTCCTTCGTAAGGACCCAATAAAG TTGCTGTGGTCATTCTGCTACTCTCACTTTGAAGAAGCAGAGACACGCCCATTCCGGTTAACACAAGCAATCCCAGGAGCTTCAAAGTCTCTAGATTATGAGAGCGAACTAACCTTTCAGGACTCGGGCCTTGCGAACTCTATGATCTCAGTTACTTGGGAATAA
- the LOC122057761 gene encoding uncharacterized protein LOC122057761, with amino-acid sequence MGIYMNGGGSSSTTTSSYDHVHKVFLLCNYLLLGAASSCIFLTLSLRLLPSICGLFLILLHIFTIFGAISGCTAASSGTNRWYAAHMVFTVLTAIFQGSVSVLIFTRAGDFLQGLKSYVQEKDGVVILKLAGGLCVLIFCLEWVVLTLAFMLRYYAFVEGDDVNGNAMKRSAKV; translated from the coding sequence ATGGGGATCTACATGAACGGTGGTGGTTCAAGCTCAACAACTACAAGCTCATATGACCATGTCCACAAGGTCTTCCTTCTCTGCAATTACCTCCTCTTGGGTGCAGCCTCAAGCTGCATCTTCCTCACCCTCTCCCTCCGTCTCTTGCCGTCAATTTGCGGTctcttcctcatcctcctccacATCTTCACCATTTTTGGCGCCATTTCTGGCTGCACAGCTGCCTCATCAGGGACTAACCGATGGTACGCAGCCCACATGGTGTTTACTGTCCTAACGGCCATATTTCAAGGGTCTGTTTCAGTGCTGATCTTTACAAGAGCAGGGGATTTCTTACAGGGATTGAAATCCTATGTTCAGGAAAAAGATGGAGTGGTGATCTTGAAATTGGCAGGTGGGCTTTGTGTGTTGATCTTTTGTCTTGAATGGGTTGTCTTAACCCTTGCGTTCATGTTGAGGTATTATGCTTTTGTGGAAGGAGATGATGTGAATGGTAATGCAATGAAGAGGAGTGCCAAGGTGTAA
- the LOC122059029 gene encoding 17.3 kDa class I heat shock protein-like: MSLIPSFFSGQRTKIYDPFSTDLWDPFQGFGFGFPSSDLTNVPTTSPEISAFVNPRIDWNETPEAHIIKVDLPGLNKEEVKVEVAEGNIVEISGERRKEQEEKNETWHRMERSYGKFLRRFKLPENVKVGQVKACMENGVLTVIVPKEEVRKPEAKPIEISG, translated from the coding sequence atgtctCTCATTCCAAGCTTCTTCAGCGGCCAAAGAACAAAGATCTACGACCCATTCTCGACCGATCTATGGGACCCCTTCCAGGGCTTCGGCTTCGGCTTCCCTTCCTCTGATCTAACTAACGTTCCAACCACTTCACCCGAAATCTCTGCTTTCGTCAATCCTCGTATCGATTGGAACGAAACCCCAGAAGCCCATATCATTAAAGTCGATCTTCCAGGGCTAAATAAAGAGGAAGTGAAAGTTGAAGTTGCAGAAGGGAATATTGTTGAGATcagtggagagagaaggaaagaacaagaagagaagaatgaaaCGTGGCATCGAATGGAACGCAGCTATGGTAAGTTCTTGAGGAGGTTTAAGTTACCAGAGAATGTAAAAGTAGGTCAGGTGAAGGCATGTATGGAGAATGGAGTGCTTACCGTGATTGTTCCTAAAGAAGAGGTGAGGAAGCCTGAAGCAAAGCCCATTGAGATTTCTGGTTAA
- the LOC122067580 gene encoding plant UBX domain-containing protein 7-like isoform X2 produces MESVLTATEKQSMVSSFLEIAVGQSAETARQFLQATSWKLEEAIQLFYIGNEGGVLPSSSFSSPTENASPLPGPSLGGPERNIENAGQDDGSEEVRPALPVKREVLYDDAMLYRTSRMGYPSQDASSLVAFRNFDEEMKRPGVWESDQGAASSTEIARDNLASLYRPPFALMLQGPFDKAKVTASEQDKWLLVNLQSAKEFSSHMLNRDTWSNEAVAQTIRTNFIFWQVYDDTTEGRKVCTYYNLDSIPVILVIDPITGQKMRSWNGMVHPDRLLEDLLPFMDGSPKNHHITLPHKRPRDSSQISTQKAQGKWVKTDFEASSVVSKDMSVSLHVLRDFSFMAHAIRIIIVFLPILHAVCFPVLLILFSILKKENE; encoded by the exons ATGGAGAGCGTTCTAACGGCAACGGAGAAGCAGAGTATGGTCTCATCCTTCCTCGAAATTGCGGTGGGGCAGTCGGCCGAGACAGCCAGGCAGTTCTTACAG GCCACGAGTTGGAAACTTGAGGAAGCTATTCAGTTGTTCTATATTGGAAATGAAGGTGGGGTTTTGCcatcctcttccttctcttcaccAACCGAAAATGCTTCTCCATTGCCTGGACCAAGCCTAGG TGGACCGGAAAGAAACATTGAAAATGCTGGACAAGATGATGGAAGTGAAGAAGTACGACCTGCTTTACCAGTTAAAAGAGAGGTTCTATATGATGATGCTATGTTGTATAG AACCTCAAGAATGGGATATCCATCACAAGATGCAAGTTCATTGGTTGCATTTCGTAATTTTGATGAGGAGATGAAACGTCCGGGTGTTTGGGAATCAGACCAAGGAGCTGCATCCTCAACAGAGATTGCCCGGGATAATCTTGCTTCATTATATCGTCCTCCTTTTGCCTTGATGCTCCAAGGACCTTTTGACAAG GCCAAAGTTACAGCTTCTGAACAAGACAAGTGGCTTCTGGTAAACTTGCAGTCTGCCAAGGAATTCAGCTCACATATG CTGAACCGGGACACATGGTCAAATGAAGCTGTGGCTCAGACCATCAGGACTAACTTTATCTTCTGGCAG GTATATGATGATACTACTGAAGGCAGGAAAGTCTGCACTTATTACAACTTGGATTCCATTCCTGTGATTCTTGTTATTGATCCCATCACAGGGCAAAAAATGCGGTCATGGAATGGAATGGTCCATCCAGACCGTTTGTTGGAG GATCTATTACCATTCATGGATGGTAGCCCCAAGAACCATCATATCACTCTTCCTCATAAACGTCCACGTGACAGTTCTcagatttctacccaaaaagcACAAG gcaAGTGGGTAAAGACAGATTTTGAAGCCAGTTCTGTAGTTTCGAAAG ACATGTCAGTTAGTTTACATGTCTTACGGGATTTCTCCTTCATGGCTCATGCAATACGGATAATTATCGTCTTCCTCCCAATTCTGCATGCAGTCTGTTTCCCCGTCCTcttaattcttttttctattctgAAGAAGGAAAATGAATGA
- the LOC122071938 gene encoding trihelix transcription factor ASR3-like — protein MSEPANTSALILLDHRYNDQQQTPPPAAPLVSPGGATTSTSSLVREYRRGNWTLHETLVLITAKKLNDERRIKSSSTPTEQNKPQQLNRTAELRWKWVENYCWNHGCHRSQNQCNDKWDNLLRDYKKVREYEARSEGSNDSPSYWKMEKHERKEKNLPSNLLVEVFQALNQVVQHRYPQRTSTTLPPPPAAPPPPAVSETSNSSETVRSERSESEPKRRKMESVAIGSSIVESATVLARTLLDCEEKKEKRHRDVIELEKRRIQIEETQNEANRQGIFSLIAAVNNLSGAIEAVVSDRFRAGDRM, from the exons ATGTCGGAACCCGCAAACACATCGGCATTAATCCTGCTCGACCACCGCTACAACGACCAACAACAAACACCTCCACCGGCGGCACCGCTAGTCTCTCCAGGCGGCGCCACCACTTCCACTTCCTCTCTCGTCCGCGAATACAGAAGGGGAAATTGGACCCTCCACGAAACCCTGGTCCTCATCACCGCCAAGAAGCTCAACGACGAACGCCGGATCAAATCCAGCTCAACCCCAACCGAACAAAACAAACCACAACAACTGAACCGGACCGCCGAGCTCCGGTGGAAGTGGGTCGAGAACTACTGCTGGAACCACGGTTGCCACCGCAGCCAGAACCAGTGTAACGACAAGTGGGATAACCTATTACGGGACTACAAGAAGGTCCGTGAGTACGAGGCTCGATCCGAAGGCTCAAATGACTCTCCTTCGTACTGGAAAATGGAGAAGCACGAGCGTAAGGAGAAGAACCTCCCGTCAAATCTCCTCGTCGAAGTCTTCCAAGCCCTTAACCAAGTCGTCCAACACAGATATCCTCAGAGAACTTCCACAACTCTGCCCCCGCCACCAGCGGCGCCACCTCCTCCGGCGGTTTCAG AAACGTCTAATTCATCCGAAACGGTTCGGAGTGAGAGATCGGAATCCGAACCGAAACGGCGGAAAATGGAAAGTGTCGCTATCGGATCGAGTATTGTTGAGAGCGCTACGGTCTTGGCTCGAACCCTTCTGGATtgtgaagagaagaaggagaaacggCACCGAGATGTAATTGAACTCGAAAAACGAAGGATTCAGATCGAAGAGACCCAGAACGAGGCGAACCGGCAAGGGATTTTTAGTCTAATTGCAGCGGTTAATAATCTTTCCGGTGCAATTGAAGCTGTCGTTTCTGATCGGTTCAGAGCCGGAGATAGAATGtga